The Camelina sativa cultivar DH55 chromosome 16, Cs, whole genome shotgun sequence sequence GACACAATATACAAAAATGAGATATGGACAAGTATAATCGTCAATGtaataaaaacacaatgtgTTTCTTTGCAAGTGATGCACCTCAGctttttgaagtgtttagaGAGTGACACATCATTAAAATTGACGTCCAGTAAGAATACTTTGATGAATACCGCTCATATCTCTTGACCAATAATGATAATTTCATGTTACACATCAGCATTTACGGAATTTAAGTAATACACATCATAtccatatttttcaaaaacaaatgtttaaatttatagcttaaagttgacaaaaaaataatatttatagcTTAatagatttctatatttttattttattagtgaatttttctgttttatcatTGTATAAACCATAGTTTTACAATTAAcccaattccaaaaaaaaagtgagtagCGCATCTAACCTAGTACGATTAAAAGGCAAAATATATTAGACTCCATAGACatcattgcttgcttgattGATAAACATAATCGAGAGACCCaaaggatatatatacatatataataagattttcaattcgaatatagaaaattagaatATACAAAAACTCTTCTTAggcttttttctttatataaaagtaCCAGCACCAATAACTGAGTTTCATTTAAGAGAAGGATCATAATGACTACTGTAATTAAAAAGGACATGCCAAATCTAAATCTCATTTAGGGTTGTTGTTGAAGAGACTTCTTTGAGCTTACGACCAAGAGCAAACGCCAATGGTGGAGGAACTGCATTCCCAATATGCCTATGCTTGTGTATAATGTTCCCTGAGAACTCATAGCTATCCGGAAACCCCTACAGTTTTCATACACAACCATTTCACCATATTGATAAAGCTAATAATACTAACTCTGTTTCCCGTAAAAAAATGCTCAACATCATATCCGAAAAAATCATTTCACATGGCAAGCACTTTGCATTCTCTAAGAATGAAAGTTACCTGATGCTAGAGGACTGACTAGGAACATAGACGAAATGTTCCGCCCAGACTTAAAAACAGTTCTGCTATCCTCCTTCAATCCATCTATTGAGTCAGGGTTGACATAGACGAAATCCTCAGCAGAATACTCAATCCCATTGGAGAAAAAGCCTGTCTTTGAAACATTTAGTTTAATTGCAGACCTCTCCTCTTTATGCTCCCTTATCTTACACGAATTGCAGAACCCAGAACCGCGACCAATGTCACTTAGTGGAAGACTAAAGAATCCCCCTCTCTCAGGTGAGTACAAGCNCAATGtaataaaaacacaatgtgTTTCTTTGCAAGTGATGCACCTCAGctttttgaagtgtttagaGAGTGACACATCATTAAAATTGACGTCCAGTAAGAATACTTTGATGAATACCGCTCATATCTCTTGACCAATAATGATAATTTCATGTTACACATCAGCATTTACGGAATTTAAGTAATACACATCATAtccatatttttcaaaaacaaatgtttaaatttatagcttaaagttgacaaaaaaataatatttatagcTTAatagatttctatatttttattttattagtgaatttttctgttttatcatTGTATAAACCATAGTTTTACAATTAAcccaattccaaaaaaaaagtgagtagCGCATCTAACCTAGTACGATTAAAAGGCAAAATATATTAGACTCCATAGACatcattgcttgcttgattGATAAACATAATCGAGAGACCCaaaggatatatatacatatataataagattttcaattcgaatatagaaaattagaatATACAAAAACTCTTCTTAggcttttttctttatataaaagtaCCAGCACCAATAACTGAGTTTCATTTAAGAGAAGGATCATAATGACTACTGTAATTAAAAAGGACATGCCAAATCTAAATCTCATTTAGGGTTGTTGTTGAAGAGACTTCTTTGAGCTTACGACCAAGAGCAAACGCCAATGGTGGAGGAACTGCATTCCCAATATGCCTATGCTTGTGTATAATGTTCCCTGAGAACTCATAGCTATCCGGAAACCCCTACAGTTTTCATACACAACCATTTCACCATATTGATAAAGCTAATAATACTAACTCTGTTTCCCGTAAAAAAATGCTCAACATCATATCCGAAAAAATCATTTCACATGGCAAGCACTTTGCATTCTCTAAGAATGAAAGTTACCTGATGCTAGAGGACTGACTAGGAACATAGACGAAATGTTCCGCCCAGACTTAAAAACAGTTCTGCTATCCTCCTTCAATCCATCTATTGAGTCAGGGTTGACATAGACGAAATCCTCAGCAGAATACTCAATCCCATTGGAGAAAAAGCCTGTCTTTGAAACATTTAGTTTAATTGCAGACCTCTCCTCTTTATGCTCCCTTATCTTACACGAATTGCAGAACCCAGAACCGCGACCAATGTCACTTAGTGGAAGACTAAAGAATCCCCCTCTCTCAGGTGAGTACAAGCTTTTGCAGTAGTATTCTGTTGGCaaatcttttgcttttctttctaaTGCTCTTGCCCGGTCAAGCTTATCTGCAGCGATGTTCTCTTTCCTATACTGATGCCCCCATGGCCTTGATCGAATCTCAAAGTCGACTATTCCTTTTATGTCTTTAAGCTGTACAGTCGTGCATTCATTAGTCAGAAATAGTTCCCTCTCGTTGGATGCATTCCCCAGAACAGTCTTAGATCCTCTTTGTAAGAACCTACCATGTAACATTTTGCAGTGATCTGTACTTTCGAACATGTCCTCCACAAAATAGATGGCCGGAAGTTCATCTGAATCATCAACTTCCAAGGTGACAGCACCACCTACAGCCACTGTTTCCCCTCCAACAAGGGCTTGTCGATAGAGAGGCTCACCAGCAGATGTTTTTCCTAGACTCTCGCCATCCCATCGTATTTCCCTTTTTCCAGAACTGGCTCGAATTTTCTTAGGAGTATGAGGCTTTTGAACTTCAGCAGGTTTTGCTACAGTGTCCTCCGTAACATCTTCATTTTCACCTTCCTCTTCAACCTCTTCCTCCCCATTTTCTCCCTCGTCTTCCACCTCTACCTTCTCATTTGCTGCACCAATCGCCTGCAATGAATCCTCAGGAGAGTAATTAGAATAAAACTCTCCCCAAATTCTGCTGACCAAGCGTGTCGTTGTTGCTTGCATAGATTTCCTCTTGGATACCACAGGTGCCATGTCTGCCCTTGGATTCAGATTCTCTTTCTTCTGCAAAATTTTCTTCGTCTTNCGAAATGTTCCGCCCAGACTTAAAAACAGTTCTGCTATCCTCCTTCAATCCATCTATTGAGTCAGGGTTGACATAGACGAAATCCTCAGCAGAATACTCAATCCCATTGGAGAAAAAGCCTGTCTTTGAAACATTTAGTTTAATTGCAGACCTCTCCTCTTTATGCTCCCTTATCTTACACGAATTGCAGAACCCAGAACCGCGACCAATGTCACTTAGTGGAAGACTAAAGAATCCCCCTCTCTCAGGTGAGTACAAGCTTTTGCAGTAGTATTCTGTTGGCaaatcttttgcttttctttctaaTGCTCTTGCCCGGTCAAGCTTATCTGCAGCGATGTTCTCTTTCCTATACTGATGCCCCCATGGCCTTGATCGAATCTCAAAGTCGACTATTCCTTTTATGTCTTTAAGCTGTACAGTCGTGCATTCATTAGTCAGAAATAGTTCCCTCTCGTTGGATGCATTCCCCAGAACAGTCTTAGATCCTCTTTGTAAGAACCTACCATGTAACATTTTGCAGTGATCTGTACTTTCGAACATGTCCTCCACAAAATAGATGGCCGGAAGTTCATCTGAATCATCAACTTCCAAGGTGACAGCACCACCTACAGCCACTGTTTCCCCTCCAACAAGGGCTTGTCGATAGAGAGGCTCACCAGCAGATGTTTTTCCTAGACTCTCGCCATCCCATCGTATTTCCCTTTTTCCAGAACTGGCTCGAATTTTCTTAGGAGTATGAGGCTTTTGAACTTCAGCAGGTTTTGCTACAGTGTCCTCCGTAACATCTTCATTTTCACCTTCCTCTTCAACCTCTTCCTCCCCATTTTCTCCCTCGTCTTCCACCTCTACCTTCTCATTTGCTGCACCAATCGCCTGCAATGAATCCTCAGGAGAGTAATTAGAATAAAACTCTCCCCAAATTCTGCTGACCAAGCGTGTCGTTGTTGCTTGCATAGATTTCCTCTTGGATACCACAGGTGCCATGTCTGCCCTTGGATTCAGATTCTCTTTCTTCTGCAAAATTTTCTTCGTCTTGATGATCCATTTTGAGTGGTGCCTATCCTCCAATTTATTTGCAAGACCAACAACAAATGCACACCTTTTTATATCGTTGTTGGGATCTTCTGCAAAAAGCTGTATGATAATTTGTCCATGGACAATCACATATCTCTCAACAGCCACAAGATCAGAAGAAATGTAAGCTTTATCATTCATCAGAAACCCAGACAGTCTCTTTGTGACATCTGCAAATGAAAGCTTAGCAAACCTACTTTGATCCTTGAGCAAATTAATAATGCTTATCCCAACCGTTGCTGTTTTCAGAACAGGTTTATACCAAAGGGCATACTACTTTGACGGCTTTCCAAGACGGTACCTGCATATACCTTATAGATCagcaacagaagaaaaaaaaaaacaacgcaGAAACATGGAGCAcaaaatactagtatagtaAGATTACCAGACCATATCTGTTCGTATAGAAATGGAGATATATCCGCCCCCTCCATACTCAATCATCCATCCCTTTATTTGACTGAGAAATATGCTCATCCCATCAGGATCGTATGACTGGGAACCACTGTCGGGATCGTCTGGAGAAAACCAACGTCTCATATCGTCAGTCACCACGCCTGACCCAAAAATGGTGACATCAATATCATCACATTGTTCCATCGGAAGAAGCTCAAGAGATATCATCCGTAAATCAGAGTCGTAAAGAGCCCAGTTGTGAAGCATCCTGCGAGGCAGGTCACTAGCGTCAAGCTCATACAAAGCATCATAAAGCAGAAGCTcatctgtttcttctttggtGGTCTTATAGTACGACGGGAGAGGCTAATCACTGGCAATCTCATCTTCATTGACCTTAATGTAGAACATATTTAAGGCAGAAGCTGAGCTGCTGTTTTTTCTGGGCCGCCGCTGCATAGATTTCCTATACTCTTCATCTTGTAACAGTTTAGCATATCTTCTGTCCTCATCAGCACCATCAACTAGTTGCTTCGATGTGAAGCCATTGGTCTCGGCAACTTCAGAAACTCCATCAATCCTCAGAACCCCATTAGATGGTTTTCCATCATCTGCAAAGCCTTGTCAACTATACTACTCTCATCTCTGAGAGCTACAAGAACAGGAATCTCAGCATAGcttgtttcatgtttcttggCAGTCTTATCCAAACCAGCGAGTTGGTTGTATATAAACTCTCCCTGAGATATAACAAAGTCTTGGATTGCCGCACCACTAGAAAAGTACTTGCTTCCAATCATTGACCTAGTAACCGCAGCAAGCAACTCATCAAGACTCGTATGAGGATCCCCACCCGAAGACTTGGACAATTTCTTATACACAGCCACTGAAGCACGCGCTTTCTCAAAGAAATAATCATAAACGTTCTTGTATCTAGCAGCAGGTTTACGACAATCGTAATCCGCCAACTCCGTTGAGATCCAAATCAGAGGGGAACCATCTTCATAACCAGAAATACTCCAATTCTCAACCCGTCCAAAAGATGGACACCTCACacccttctctttctccttgtcGAAACATACATCCGAATTTAAGATAGCACCAGAAACGAATATGTCATTGATCTCCAACATCTCCACAGGCTGTGAGACTCCAtctgaatcaaacaaaacgAAATCATTCAGTCTCCTGGTTGGACGAGGTTCGATGTCACCACCCTCCAGAGTCGTTAACATTAACGCGACAAGCTCCTTGTCAACAGTCTGCTGTCTCTTTACATCAACAGTAGCAGATTTCTCATCGAGTCTGACAGATTTCTCCTTGAAATTCGTACACGCTGCAGCACGCCTCGGCCTCCTCGTCCTCGAGACATCCTCTGACTCGCTAATCTCTGGAAGTGCtctcttctttcccttcttcatAGCCTTAGCCCCATTTTCCACCAttttcaaaaaccctaatttcaaaccaaaatcatcATTATAACGCAATTGGACTACAATTCACACACGAATCTACGTAATCAAAGCGTTTACTACATCGcattgcaaataaaataaaaaacccagCTAAAATTTCCCGATTCTAGGGTTTTAACAATCACTATAGTTCGAAATCTACACAAATCTCAGAAAAATCGACATGATAAACTTACGTTAAGAAGAGAAATCAGCCGGAGAAACGCGAAACCCAAGTCGgtctctgagagagagagagagagagagagagaggttgaagAAAGCAAGATTTTTGAGaggaagagtgagagagagagagaggcaagaTCGAAACGACGCGCGGCAATAAACGGCGCtaaaacttgatttttaaaaaatgaaacaaaaatcagaaaaaggcgcctgaatatatatattcttcacaTTTTGGGGTTGCTACAAAATTGATTACTAGCTTTTTGGGAAATATTCTATATTAAGGGTCGGAATTTAGTAATATTCCGACCCTTAATATTCTATATTAAGGGTCGGAATTCTATATTAAGGGTCGGAATATTCTATAACCGCGAATTTAGTAATGCGGGACAACAAAATTGATAGTGCAGTATAGTTCAACTATGGTACGTGCGAGACAAATATATTTATGGGATAAATACGGTTATTCTAAAATAAGTGGTACAtgataatgtttgattggtgaaaaacaaTTTGCGGTAcagatttcatattattttattttaattatcattaataaataagttttaatttctgaattttaaataccaaaatttctttaaaattaaaaatacaatcataaaataataaaacacataaaataatatcaaaatatatgatgaaaCCTAGTGTTAACATGCTTC is a genomic window containing:
- the LOC109129554 gene encoding DNA (cytosine-5)-methyltransferase 1-like, whose translation is MSETHCVFITLXLYSPERGGFFSLPLSDIGRGSGFCNSCKIREHKEERSAIKLNVSKTGFFSNGIEYSAEDFVYVNPDSIDGLKEDSRTVFKSGRNISSMFLVSPLASGVSG
- the LOC104752480 gene encoding DNA (cytosine-5)-methyltransferase 1-like is translated as MAPVVSKRKSMQATTTRLVSRIWGEFYSNYSPEDSLQAIGAANEKVEVEDEGENGEEEVEEEGENEDVTEDTVAKPAEVQKPHTPKKIRASSGKREIRWDGESLGKTSAGEPLYRQALVGGETVAVGGAVTLEVDDSDELPAIYFVEDMFESTDHCKMLHGRFLQRGSKTVLGNASNERELFLTNECTTVQLKDIKGIVDFEIRSRPWGHQYRKENIAADKLDRARALERKAKDLPTEYYCKSLYSPERGGFFSLPLSDIGRGSGFCNSCKIREHKEERSAIKLNVSKTGFFSNGIEYSAEDFVYVNPDSIDGLKEDSRTVFKSGRNISSMFLVSPLASGVSG
- the LOC109125128 gene encoding DNA (cytosine-5)-methyltransferase 1-like, producing the protein MVENGAKAMKKGKKRALPEISESEDVSRTRRPRRAAACTNFKEKSVRLDEKSATVDVKRQQTVDKELVALMLTTLEGGDIEPRPTRRLNDFVLFDSDGVSQPVEMLEINDIFVSGAILNSDVCFDKEKEKGVRCPSFGRVENWSISGYEDGSPLIWISTELADYDCRKPAARYKNVYDYFFEKARASVAVYKKLSKSSGGDPHTSLDELLAAVTRSMIGSKYFSSGAAIQDFVISQGEFIYNQLAGLDKTAKKHETSYAEIPVLVALRDESSIVDKALQMMENHLMGF